A segment of the Solanum lycopersicum chromosome 9, SLM_r2.1 genome:
tgaagtttagagatttgagaagatcaagggttaatggagaatttcattggaaaacatcaattatacatcaatttcatcatacCTAAACGTTTGGAaaccatttatgcaagaacccaagacttagagtagaaataggacttttttttatctttttttatctttgaaaatcatttttgaaattggcTCTATGGTGATAGCaagccttagatgaagaactcccataccttatttgaagaatccaaagctaattgaagaataaaatgCATTGATGAACCATCTTCAAGTCTATCTTCACTTTGAACTAACATGGAGGTTTTATGGAGAAACTTTAGGAGGGaatatgttttgatttggaagaatgaaagaTTTTAAGTGTTAATcacttatatacatgtttaagATACACAATGTACCCTTAATAAACTGCCAATACATCCATTTAAAAGTATGGTGaatttacaagttcacccctAGAATTAGCAGTGAACTGCACGCTGAAACAGGCCAATCGACGAActgcccatcgacggggcgtaaGCCAACTTACGGGCCATGATGGCAACCGTCGATGGGTTCAGAGGCTTGGAACAGGTTGCTTTGCCACCCAGTCTTAGTAACTGCCCACGCCAATCACCAACAGGACGTCAACCAATCGACCTGCCATCGGTTGTCTTCCGTAGGTGGACTGCCTTTTGGCTGTTTTGGAAACCAATCCTGGGTCCTTTCTCGAGGACCCTTGAATTGTCCTTTGGGATATTTTTCTGGAAGATTACGACCCAAATACGATCATCTATGATTTTaacacctctcacatgaattttatccaaaaaaacatgtaaaactcgacgaaacatacCTAGACAcccaaggtcatttcaaggcacatctttcgaacgccatagatgttcttggaattttgacctccaaacttcacgaaacttgacaaACTGAACTTAAAcactatataaaataatttaagaaccATATAATCTCATGCATCAAAcattaacacataaaaaaacATACGAGGCACTTAGGTGAtttagtcgtcaaacgtcttgatcgtcccttgatgtttgacttctaatgcacctaaactcttagctATTGCCTTTAACcaacattataaaccattttaggaccttataaaacTAATACAACCATGTTTTTCTTCACCTaaatcatttttggggtcttacagatccactagctagtcttatacaggggcaacatagttcaagaactaagagataggtattaCCTCTACATACCACTTTGTAATTGGGCCTCCTATCATTGGAATAcattggatgagtatccctCAAAGGGGAGTCAACATCAATATAGAACTATAGGGTAACTATTCCTCTATGgaaagtcatcacctcccattgtcaagttcactcgtgCTAAGCtaattccctttattgaaatgtcgtTTGTCACGCGTGGAATATAGATACCACACGAGACCAACGttgttgacctcttagaggttgcAGACGAGCCTACATACGTCCTCCTTACtccatctaggttaattttagcggaaaatttgaactttttttccgtaacatgcatgtaagtcATTCTACTTAAATTCATATAcattcaccatcaaccatctaacattaagaacatcaaatgaaagaaatagttcaatactacattaagtgtatacttgccaaaatggcacgaatacaatgtctgaaataaaacaagaaagaaacgctagtggaacatactccacttcCTCAATcctatatctaagctagaatataatagGAAAGCATCCTCAAATGCATCAGGGCCTACCAAGTCAGGTGAATGCTCCACGTCTGGATAGCTTCAACATTGATATGTAAGATCTAACGTCTACCTGTACTTGCACCTAAAAATGTGGAGTTgtataggattagtacacacttgtattaagtatgggtatacgcaagcacacaccaaggacatgcatgagtaagaatatctctttcctaacaacaagATTTaaggaaagtcaagtcagtggacttgccaaattgggatttggaaagtcatggaacttgccaaatttgaattacgaaagtcatgccatgagagtaacatgtatCATCATGCGTATCATATTGTACACTAcatataacatcttacacatagcacataacatattgcatataacatataacatatttcatatcatccATTCATATGACATgataccttggaatcatggacatgacattaagacttcccaaaatgagggctcaacatatgggacctcaactatggatccttctttagcaaacacagagtctgcttcattcatttatacgtacttcattttattcttttatacgctagtgtaaacactagccatacctaggatgtagtttaagactcgcACCGAGTTTGTTGTGTAGTGATCAAGAATAaactagtgtcattacttgagtcttgatcacctcttgatcatcctatcctaacacctttggtatcgttcatataattatgtgcatcatttgaggctagcctcattcattcatttgggaactttaaatttaactgacattgatcatgtgagcattatgaaatccagtgtcttcccaacaccaaaaaaggtggaatcaccggccgaAGTTACCCAAGACATGCTAGTGTAcatagggaattgaaccctgctagatctcTATACTCGGCATGCcggatagtctcatctcatcaatgttacgtgaacctccgcccatcttgaaagaaggcatcaccgctcataacTTGTCTATCGTTgatcagtataaagttccattacattcaactcatacgtcatggaagctggattctagtatgaggacatcatttctcattagatgatttctcatctcatcatcaacattgagtataaattaatcataataCTATCATTCGACTGTTCATAGgaactggtctcttcattaactttacactctcatagatgACTATGTTTTAATAACatctacttaggctcatttgatattgctctcatctttcacattaccctcttatcatgttgtcaccatattcattaactttaacacatttgtttttcataattagTCACCCTTTTttcgtgaatgttcatttcatcatatgccaatgcactttgACATTTAGTGTGTtccactcttacttaacccttctagggttacatcttttgattacatacatcttaggttcacttacttttaaacgtatgctagacttatgggtttttacatacaagccatgaggcttcattaaTAGTTCATTTAAGTGATTCGTATCTTCCTAACATTTTATGATACAGGatttatgcatcttgtatgtatgccaagatcatCAATTTCGATCAATGTAGGCAGCAttattttgaacatttattcacgtATGAATTATGTATCACCACGGAaattgggaaagggaacccgatttcgaatcccttggacaacacttacatttttattttattttagtttgatcCACTCGACTAGGAGACCCAAGATCGAGCCCCAATGCcttctttttgttttcccttaatttcttaatttttcgtTCGTTTGGGAccaagaggatgtgggatcgatcTCCTAcaacctcattttcttttattctctttttcCTTAAACCATTTTTGTTTGACCGAGAGGGTGTCGATTTGAGCCCCCTCAACCCCTTTTTGCTTAATTTCCTTTATTCAGCCGAGATGTCATGGGTTAGATTCCCAGATgcttcaacttttatttttcttttaattcctcCTTAAGTGTgaccgagaggttgtgggttcgaaccccacacctctcatttttatttttcattatctttttcatgttttggtcaAAGAACACGGGCTCGAATCCCACATGCCACATTCTTTTTCTATCGCTTTATTTCTatgatttttaacatggtgaggtcacgagTTCGATTTTCAGTGACCTcgcttttttttaattaattttagacACACTACTTATCTTGGCCTAAACTCGTCAACAAGATGCTGGAAATTATGTACGTTTTTCAGCTCATTTTTATCAACGTTTACACGTTAGTTTTTAGGGTAATTCATGGATCATTTAGTACATCTTTAGGTGCATTTCCATGGATTCATTTAGATAATATTTTCCattcaaatcagccacattatACTTTATATGATCATCACGATTTACACAAGGTTGTGCACGTAAGAATACAaccataacatgtcattttcgAACTTTAAACCAAGAGTATATGTCACGgctacacattgcacacacataaacacagTTTCGGACAGTATGCTTAATATTCACATAGCTTCGAACATACATGCATGAACGtaatcatcacaaaaacacatTACATCCCCAATTTCTACGAGCAAACATACCCACCCAACCTACAAACCGATGAGAGCTACTGACAGGGACATGtaacggggaacaaccctagtttttagAATAGATTCATCTAAGTCCTAAGGTTAtattgggaaagggaccaagagtaagaaaacccatTAGTTATTTTGACGTTTAAAACTTGAACTTGCTGCTCAATGAACAACTCCAGAATCATGTCCAAGTCCGAAAGCTTCAACACCAACTCGATAGGAAAACCCTCCCTTTTTCCTAACATTTTTGGTTATGTTTTTAAcgtgaaaagaaaagagagattctgacatgagagagagagagagagttaaaatGTGAAAGGTAGTATAGGATTAGGTAGAGTagtttagacttagtcaactaggATTCTTTCAACCctttaaaaatttgtttttactttttcttaaatcagctaataaatattaattaattaaattaatttacaaatttaaataaacaatttaaatcattgctcctaCCTAGGTTCGAATTCgagtggagcaagattttgttAAAATGGAAATTTCCGCCCTCTCTCCCATTAATatccctccaccttattaattaattgattaattatatatttagggtaattatgatactacccttagcctagtaaaggaccattttacccctagataCTCCAAAAATAAGATTtaccctttttaagtccggtaaagacttatccgagtaaatcttcatattcgggagccctaaATGGCTGGTCCCAGCCTTtactagctcaactaactccccaagttagttggcttggctgtcgcaagggttcagaggtctggttctacgtgcatcaatccgtgtgaacccgatataatcgtaggcattctagacataTTAAGAATtgcttagcatatccatttttagggttgttacatctTTAGTGTCCTTACAATTACATCATAGTTTAGTTTTGGTCATATGGTCTtgcccttgtataatcatcatcatcatagtttAATAAGCATTGTATGAGTATAATCCTTTtataacaattcatataagtgaggttaccacatttaaatattcatttatgataaggcacattggtagtCATCAACATCCTCATAGCatttcatcttaatcaacctcacaaccatagtaaagacatttcaattcaacatcataccaaccctaccAATCCTAAtccaaggcatactccaatataacatcgTGAGTAAATCATACTTTATCATAAATTGAAGTAAATAATAAGGATTATAGGATACAGGGACTCGgaaaaataatcatcatatatatacatcatacgtacccggccctctagtgaggagtggaggcagcccccctctacacgtgTCCCACTAAGGTCAGCTCCCAATctgattccttttatttttgccttgagtggtggggcccactggattgaATTAATCGGTCGGGCCCACTGGATTGAATTAATCCTAATCAACCACTAATTAATctctcacttaaagttaatggcacttacattagccaaaacatacttaatacatttggaattaacatccttgcctaatatttctttaatcacttggaacttaaaataaaatctcgtTCCCCGGaattacgtcttctagatcatgACGCACACTACGTATAAAattacgaggcataacatccttccccccttaggaacattcgtgctcgaatgttaagttagcatcttacaaaaacaaattccagcaaGGTCTCTCTActagttatacctatcaacgtgcattccgtaacttacagatgcctcacagagTTACAAGTTACTACATAATCTCGTTTATCAATCAATagagtcaagctaggaattgaattacctgcaggtacgaggaagaagtaaggatacttattcttcatttcgtcttccgcttcccaagtaaTCTCCTCCCTATcattattttgccacaacactttgacggaagccacatccttagtacatAACCTTCTAACCTGGCGGTCAAGTATAGCTatgggtttctcctcatatgacaactcctctgttacctgaacatcatctacaggaatactctagaaggatcaccaatacatttacatagcatcgatacatggaagactggatgtaccgcctccaaatcagatggtagatccaactcataggcaatcttgcctatcctacgaacaatttgataaggcccaatgtatctcagactgagcttccccttcctgccaaatctcatcacacccctcatgggtgataccttcaggaatacccagtcaccaatttgaaactccaaatctcaaTGCCGATTATCTGCaaatgacttctgtcgactctggttgctaataatctttcttgaataagcttcaccttgtcaacggCTTGCTGAACCAAATCCGGGACTATTAACTTAGtgtcgccaacatcaaaccaaccaataggtgatctgcacttcctcccatataaggcctcgtacggtgccatctggatactagaatggtagctattattataggcaaactcaatgagcggcaagtggtcatcccagcaacctttgaagtcaataatacaggccctcaacatatcttctaatgtctgaatagtacgctcagcctgcccatctgtctgagggttAAATGCCGttctaaggttcacctgtgtccccaatccttTCTGAAACAATCTctaaaagttggctgtaaattgagctcctctgtctgatataatagacgtgggaaccccatgaagtctcattatctccctgacatacaacctcgcataatcttaaGCCAAATAAGTAGtactgactggaagaaaatgggccgattttgtcagcctatctacaataacccatatagagtcatacttccgttgagtgcgaggtaagcctgtaatgtaGTCCATATTAATACTCTCCTATTTCCAAGttgggatctctatctcctgtaataatccaccaggcttttggtgttcgatcttaacttgttgacaattcaGGCATTGAGCACCAAACTCCGCTatatcctttttcatgccaacCCACCAGTATAAGCAtatgaggtcatgatacattttcgttgaccctgggtgaagaGAATAACGGgtagagtgtgcctctcccataacccGCCGTCGTATACCCTCTATATCGGGTACACataatctgccttcatatcgtaacactccatcaggtgtaaccttaaatggggtcttttccttttgaagagctgcatctgtatactgtgccagaatagggtcctcgtattggtgtctctttacctcatctacgATTGAGGAcacagcaacctctcgaatagaaactccactatcttctgaattagccagacggactccaaggctggatagccgctgaatctcccgaaccatatctCTCCTTTCTTGTTGTATATCtatcaagctacccatggacttacggctaagagcatctgctagaacattcgctttccctggatgatataaaatatcaacatcataatcctttagcaactctaaccaccgcctctttCCTAAGTTCaactccttctgtttaaagatatattggagactcttatgatttgtatagatgtccacatggacaccatataaataatgcctccatacCAAGTCTTCTTCACAATTCATCGTCAAGGTCTTACTGTCAACCCTTAGTTCAACTAAACTAGGTCATAAAGTcatcatataatttaataacCAACTTAATCACAAGGCtaaaagaatcactacatcacaattttACACTAGATCAAAACTTAAGATTAGGTGAATTCATCATAACCTAAAtaacttctcaagaactagcatgaaaaaCTACAAATCATCCTAATTTATTCATGGTTAGTGTAAGAACATTATCTAATAtaaattcaaccaataaccaagtcgaTTGAACCAATCACAACCttattcatatcaagatcaaacctatgggttaagggttaagggtccTCTTCTACAAACTAAACCAAACACTTAAGATTTATCACAATTAGGCTAGAATCCATGTTAATTCACCCATATTACGCAATATAAAACGTAAACAAACCAATTGACAACATAATTTTCGAGATGGAGAAGAACCCACATGAAAtcccaacttttgaaaatacctTGAAGGAGTTCCTTGAGGAAAGAAGTACGAAAGGTGAATAGATCTCATGCCTCAACGTTTGATAAAGATTTGATAGTGAAATCATCCTTTTTTCATCCCATAAATCCCTAGCCTAGCTTATCTTCAATAGTGTCTTCCAATACagtgagaaagaagagagaaggaagagaatttgTTTTGAGAGTTATGTTTAGTCTAGTGAGGGTTGGGCCCTTTATGTGAGAagttaactaacttaattagacatCCTTAATCCCCTAATTAACCACCTAAACCCTTAAGTAATTAAATGGACTAACCTAATAACCTGCAGCAAACTTGACCCTCCCAAACGAGACCTCAATCGACGATCTGTTTGTGGGTCGATGACAGCTCCCCCCCCTCCTTGTCCtgcacattttttattttggtcaGAGACTTGTGAAAGCGAGGGCTCCAGAATTTTGGATAAGTGTTGGACGACGTTTGGCATCGATGCCCCATCTATCCACACACGAGACGTCTTTTGCATTTTATGGTTGCACACTGCCCATGCAGTGTTGCTCCTAAGTTCTAGGATCCTCCTCAAGGTCCTTGGTtgttccttggggagtcgtacccgaaAGTTTAGACCATGAATTGACTTTAATACATGTTATATGCCCTTCCACCATATTTGATGCATTTTTTACTCCTAgaaatctagtcaaataggctaagacacGTTATACTACCTCCTAGAACTACATttctggacgtcatggacgttcttagacGTTTCTGTTTCCAAacatcctaaatgacctatattcatcgAAATGGACTTAAAATAGTGTCTAGACCTCATTACAGTTATGTCAGGCTTTAAGGCCTGTCctggattttcgaagtgttacgttatccccccttaggaacattcatccctgaATGATACTAAAATTCTTTTCAAGGAAGGAATAGAATCAAGACTAGCAGTCCAACTAATTAATAAtacaaaacaacataaataatatcatttcaacaaggcaattaaaaatttcaattaccacacataatgCTCAACCATTTcattatgaggaatttccttccaCAACATACATGAGCCCAACATATTTTACATGTGTCAATTAGGACAAAATTAAACTTTATCAACATGCaacataacttttcataaagacTCATCATGTCAAAAGGCACAACATAAATCAAacaatcaaaaaggaaaaacttcATGTTTAATGCACTAATTCATTGTTAAGTCACTgtaatgaaattcaaaaatgcatattttgcaagacttcttcaaaaatcaagaaacatcaattttctagtcatatttatattatttaaaagaatgactaaccttaattatcaaaaagatgagggtaagGGGACTTCATGTTGTccttggcctcccatgttgcaccctcaactaggtgatttttccataacacttttaccAAAACCagctctttgttcctcaaccttTTGACTTGCCTATAAAGGATTTGAACCGGAGCCTCCTCATAGTAGATATTATCTTTGAAACCAAGATCCTCAATGGGtagaatagactcgggatcaccgatacacttctttaacatagaaacatggaaaattggATGAACCAAAGAAAATTCACTAGGCAAcctcaattcataggcaaccttaccaaccttTTCCAAGATtttatagggacccacataacgaggacatagcttccctttcttgccaaacctAACCAcacctttcataggtgaaatttttaaatacaccttatcaccttcttcaaactccaaatcccttttCCTACGAtcagcataagacttttgccgactactGGCCATTTGCAACcatttccttatgatatgagAC
Coding sequences within it:
- the LOC138338420 gene encoding uncharacterized protein yields the protein MAPYEALYGRKCRSPIGWFDVGDTKLIVPDLVQQAVDKVKLIQERLLATRVDRSHLQIIGIEIWSFKLSIPVDDVQVTEELSYEEKPIAILDRQVRRLCTKDVASVKVLWQNNDREEITWEAEDEMKNKYPYFFLVPAGNSIPSLTLLIDKRDYVVTCNSVRHL